The Barnesiella intestinihominis YIT 11860 genome includes a window with the following:
- a CDS encoding alpha/beta hydrolase: MENLNLTNEWDKTFPQSDKVKHSKVTFRNRYGITLAADLYMPKNAEGKLPAIAVCGPFGAVKEQASGLYAQIMAERGFLTIAFDPSFTGESGGAPRYVASPDINTEDFCAAVDFLSLRDDVDSERIGIIGICGWGGLAINAAAIDTRIKATVASTMYDMSRCTANGYFDENDNADARYEMRRQLNAQRTIDARNGSYETAGGVVDPLPQDAPQFVKDYHAYYKTSRGYHSRSLNSNNGWNKTSALSFLNAPILAYSDEIRSAVLLIHGEKAHSRYFSEDAFKKLKGDNKELMIVPGANHTDLYDRTDIIPFDKLESFFKGYLK, encoded by the coding sequence ATGGAAAATTTGAATCTGACAAATGAGTGGGATAAAACATTCCCCCAAAGTGACAAAGTGAAACATAGTAAAGTAACATTCAGGAACCGTTACGGAATTACGCTCGCAGCCGATTTATACATGCCGAAAAATGCCGAAGGCAAATTACCGGCTATCGCCGTCTGCGGCCCGTTCGGGGCTGTAAAAGAACAAGCGTCGGGACTCTATGCGCAAATTATGGCAGAACGAGGCTTTCTGACAATCGCCTTCGACCCCTCTTTCACCGGCGAAAGCGGCGGCGCACCTCGCTACGTGGCATCACCCGACATAAATACGGAAGATTTCTGTGCAGCCGTCGATTTTCTCTCCTTGCGTGACGATGTAGATTCGGAGCGAATCGGGATCATCGGCATCTGCGGTTGGGGCGGACTGGCTATAAACGCCGCAGCCATAGACACACGCATTAAAGCGACCGTAGCCTCTACCATGTACGATATGAGCAGATGCACGGCCAACGGTTATTTCGATGAAAACGACAACGCCGATGCCCGTTATGAAATGCGTCGACAACTCAACGCCCAACGTACCATCGATGCAAGAAACGGCTCGTATGAAACGGCCGGTGGCGTAGTCGATCCTCTACCGCAAGATGCACCGCAATTCGTAAAGGATTATCATGCCTACTACAAAACTTCACGGGGTTACCATTCTCGTTCGTTGAACTCTAACAACGGCTGGAACAAAACTTCGGCTCTCTCGTTTCTCAATGCTCCTATCCTCGCTTATAGCGACGAAATTCGTAGTGCCGTGTTGCTGATTCACGGAGAGAAAGCTCATTCGCGTTATTTCAGCGAAGATGCTTTCAAAAAGTTGAAAGGCGACAACAAAGAGCTGATGATTGTCCCAGGAGCCAACCACACGGATTTATACGACCGAACAGACATTATTCCTTTTGATAAATTGGAATCTTTTTTCAAGGGGTATTTGAAATAA
- the rsmI gene encoding 16S rRNA (cytidine(1402)-2'-O)-methyltransferase — protein MAKLYVVPTPVGNLEDMTFRAISVLREVDCILAEDTRTSGILLKHFDIHTRMQSHHKFNEHQTIEGIVSRIEGGENIALISDAGTPAISDPGFLLVRECRRRDVTVECLPGATAFVPALVASGLPNEKFCFEGFLPQKKGRATRLTELAEEPRTIVFYESPFRLLKTLIQFKETFGGERAASVSREISKIHEETVRGTIDELITHFSEHEPKGEIVVIIAGAPDKPKEKKKEKYPKSDTYL, from the coding sequence ATGGCAAAACTGTATGTAGTACCCACCCCGGTGGGAAATCTCGAAGACATGACATTTAGGGCTATCTCCGTTCTGCGAGAAGTAGATTGTATCTTGGCGGAAGACACCCGCACAAGCGGCATATTATTGAAACACTTCGACATACACACTCGCATGCAGTCCCACCATAAATTCAACGAGCATCAAACCATCGAAGGAATCGTCTCCCGGATAGAAGGAGGAGAAAACATAGCTCTTATTTCGGATGCCGGTACTCCGGCCATCTCCGACCCCGGGTTCCTTTTGGTAAGAGAGTGCCGACGAAGAGATGTCACCGTCGAATGCCTGCCCGGAGCGACAGCCTTTGTGCCGGCATTGGTAGCATCGGGGTTGCCGAATGAAAAATTTTGTTTCGAAGGATTCCTTCCCCAAAAGAAAGGCCGAGCTACACGACTGACCGAATTGGCGGAAGAACCACGCACAATCGTTTTTTACGAGTCCCCGTTTCGTCTGCTCAAAACGCTCATTCAATTCAAAGAAACTTTCGGGGGAGAAAGAGCGGCATCGGTAAGTCGTGAAATTTCCAAAATACACGAAGAAACCGTACGGGGAACAATCGACGAATTGATAACTCATTTCTCGGAACACGAACCGAAAGGAGAAATCGTCGTTATTATAGCAGGAGCTCCCGACAAACCCAAAGAGAAAAAAAAGGAAAAGTACCCTAAAAGCGATACCTATCTATAA
- a CDS encoding winged helix-turn-helix transcriptional regulator — translation MAKIEIKDALFPDCPIRNILSRIGDKWSLLVLYTLSGSSVMRFNVLQKNIPDISQKMLTVTLRALEEDGLVKRVIYAEVPPRVEYSLTDRAKSLLPCIDSLIAWAGENMAAILSDRMRSKVG, via the coding sequence ATGGCTAAAATAGAAATTAAGGATGCACTTTTCCCCGATTGTCCTATTCGGAATATTCTTTCGCGTATCGGTGATAAATGGTCCCTGTTGGTTCTTTATACATTGAGTGGTTCGTCTGTTATGCGTTTTAATGTTTTGCAGAAGAATATCCCCGATATTTCCCAAAAGATGTTGACGGTTACCTTGCGAGCCCTCGAAGAAGACGGATTGGTAAAAAGAGTGATTTATGCCGAGGTTCCCCCGAGGGTAGAATACTCTTTGACCGACCGGGCGAAATCTTTGTTGCCTTGTATTGATAGTCTGATTGCATGGGCTGGGGAGAATATGGCAGCGATATTAAGCGATAGAATGCGGAGCAAAGTCGGGTAA
- the dacB gene encoding D-alanyl-D-alanine carboxypeptidase/D-alanyl-D-alanine-endopeptidase, translating into MAKRILLFFLIFSALPVIATTQQIIDKFVSDPDFIPSSIGICITDVKTGETIASYNERQAVIPASTIKVITTATALRLYRPSFCLYTTVGHTGTIDETETLHGDLVIHGGGDPSLGSAYRCRHTEDFIDQIIQRILSNHIKSIKGRIVVDNSLFDEPAISPKWMVEDIAWDYGTGCHAFSYKDNRIEINLRYNGKSYDVTGVNPPNRFVVETSLTKGEKENITVKCENNRYTISGTIPKRKDRYRLYLSIARPDSLFITDLQEKFQTAGIEVKNSNLGQLPETTWFHYPSDYLGDIVHSLNVRSDNLYAESVLRLLSLSDHEKGSAEKGIDIIRKYWQNYEADSLELFMYDGSGLARNNKVSAKYLNCVLKETARDSLIGEYFVQTLPLAGKEGSVATIIKHGELPGELRLKSGSMSDVHAYAGYYTTPQNRYAIVVMINNYTCTRAQLKQKISTLLTQVLSKKE; encoded by the coding sequence ATGGCAAAACGAATCTTATTATTTTTTCTCATATTCAGCGCATTACCGGTCATAGCCACCACGCAGCAGATTATCGATAAATTCGTATCCGACCCGGATTTTATTCCGTCGTCGATAGGGATTTGCATTACCGACGTCAAAACGGGAGAAACTATCGCCTCTTACAACGAACGACAAGCCGTCATTCCGGCATCGACGATCAAAGTTATTACGACCGCTACGGCTCTGCGATTGTATCGTCCCTCATTCTGTCTATACACGACAGTGGGACACACCGGAACAATCGACGAAACAGAAACTTTACACGGAGACCTTGTGATACACGGCGGCGGAGACCCGTCCTTAGGCTCGGCATACCGTTGTCGCCACACCGAAGATTTCATCGACCAAATCATACAAAGAATTCTGTCCAATCACATCAAATCGATCAAGGGTCGCATAGTTGTCGATAACTCCTTATTCGACGAGCCAGCCATCTCTCCCAAATGGATGGTAGAAGATATAGCTTGGGATTACGGCACAGGCTGCCATGCTTTTTCATACAAAGACAACCGAATAGAGATAAACCTGCGATACAATGGAAAATCGTATGACGTAACCGGAGTCAATCCGCCTAACCGTTTTGTCGTTGAGACCAGTTTGACAAAAGGCGAAAAAGAAAACATCACAGTCAAGTGTGAAAACAACCGATACACGATTTCGGGAACTATTCCCAAAAGAAAAGATCGATACCGTCTCTATTTGTCGATAGCCCGACCGGATAGCCTATTCATAACAGATTTACAAGAAAAATTTCAAACAGCGGGAATAGAGGTCAAAAACTCCAATCTCGGTCAACTCCCGGAAACGACATGGTTTCACTATCCGTCCGACTATCTCGGAGATATAGTACACAGCCTGAATGTACGCAGCGACAACCTGTATGCCGAAAGCGTACTCCGACTCTTGTCTCTGTCGGATCATGAGAAAGGGAGCGCAGAAAAAGGCATCGACATAATCCGTAAATACTGGCAAAATTACGAAGCCGACTCTCTCGAACTATTCATGTACGACGGTTCGGGATTGGCTCGCAACAATAAAGTTTCAGCCAAATATCTGAATTGCGTCCTCAAAGAAACAGCCCGAGACTCACTGATTGGAGAGTATTTCGTGCAAACGCTTCCTTTGGCGGGAAAAGAAGGCTCTGTCGCCACAATTATAAAGCATGGAGAACTGCCCGGCGAACTACGACTGAAAAGCGGAAGCATGAGCGATGTACACGCCTACGCCGGATATTACACGACTCCCCAAAACCGATATGCGATAGTCGTCATGATCAACAACTATACATGCACGAGGGCTCAACTGAAACAAAAAATATCTACCCTGTTGACTCAGGTTCTTTCTAAAAAAGAGTAA
- a CDS encoding glycerophosphodiester phosphodiesterase: MKTKILMVALMLLAMTPAIQAKSSTKTVAHRGYWKCEGSAENSLTSLRKAHDVGCWGSELDIWLTSDGGLVVNHDPKTLDGLKIEETDFKTITKSKLKNGETVPSLKDYLKAGKKLKPMILVLELKTQSTPERNIELAKKVVDMVKSMKMEGQVEYIAFSNLVGTEIIRLDPNAKVAYLNGDKTPAELKELGYTGLDYHQKVLKNNKSWIREAHDLGLTVNVWTVNKADDLQYFIDEAADFITTNEPELLLDLLKK; the protein is encoded by the coding sequence ATGAAAACTAAAATTTTAATGGTTGCATTGATGTTATTGGCTATGACTCCGGCTATTCAGGCAAAGTCGTCGACCAAGACCGTGGCTCATCGGGGATATTGGAAATGTGAAGGCTCTGCCGAGAACTCTTTGACTTCATTGCGAAAAGCTCATGACGTCGGTTGCTGGGGGTCGGAATTGGATATATGGTTGACTTCGGACGGTGGGTTGGTGGTAAACCATGACCCCAAAACATTGGACGGATTGAAAATCGAAGAAACGGATTTCAAGACCATAACGAAGTCAAAATTGAAAAACGGGGAGACTGTTCCTTCTTTGAAGGATTATTTAAAAGCCGGAAAGAAGTTGAAACCCATGATATTGGTGCTGGAACTTAAAACCCAATCTACTCCCGAAAGAAATATCGAGTTGGCTAAAAAGGTTGTGGATATGGTCAAATCGATGAAAATGGAAGGGCAGGTAGAATACATCGCATTCAGCAACTTGGTGGGAACGGAGATTATCCGGTTGGACCCGAATGCGAAGGTCGCTTATTTGAATGGAGATAAAACACCCGCCGAGCTTAAAGAGTTGGGGTATACGGGTCTCGATTATCATCAAAAGGTATTGAAAAACAATAAGAGTTGGATTCGGGAAGCTCATGATTTGGGCTTGACGGTTAATGTCTGGACCGTAAATAAAGCAGACGACTTGCAGTATTTTATCGATGAAGCAGCCGACTTTATCACGACGAATGAGCCGGAACTTCTGCTGGACCTTCTGAAAAAATAG
- a CDS encoding helix-turn-helix domain-containing protein, giving the protein MNEIIQLNSVDVYNKMYGLKTLHPLVSVVDLRKATRVVNHVKMNYGVYALFLKNGTNCTLKYGRRYYDYQEGTIVSFAPGQLVGVDSDEDEISPEVYGLIFHPDLIYGTALGKKIGKYSFFSYEQNEALHLSDQEREIIMDCFHKIEVELEHPVDKHTRELLSVNIELLLDYCLRFYDRQFYTREKVNNDVLIRFEQLLNDYFRNGESQVRGLPSVRYFADKVFLSPGYFGDLVKKETGKTAQEYIQGKIIELSKEYILGSQLGISQIAYSLGFQYPQHFSRLFKKLEGCTPNEFRNQAMS; this is encoded by the coding sequence ATGAACGAAATTATTCAGTTGAACAGTGTCGATGTTTATAATAAGATGTATGGCTTGAAAACCTTGCATCCTCTGGTCTCGGTCGTGGATTTGAGGAAAGCGACCCGAGTTGTCAATCACGTGAAGATGAATTATGGCGTATATGCCTTGTTCTTGAAAAACGGAACGAATTGTACGTTGAAATATGGCCGACGGTATTATGATTATCAGGAGGGTACGATCGTCAGTTTCGCTCCGGGGCAGTTGGTTGGCGTAGATTCCGATGAGGACGAGATAAGCCCCGAGGTGTATGGATTGATTTTTCACCCCGATCTTATTTATGGAACGGCATTAGGGAAGAAGATAGGGAAGTACTCTTTCTTTTCGTATGAACAGAACGAAGCACTCCATCTTTCGGATCAAGAGCGGGAAATTATTATGGATTGTTTCCATAAAATAGAAGTGGAGTTGGAACACCCGGTGGACAAACACACAAGGGAGTTGTTATCGGTCAATATAGAACTGTTGCTCGATTATTGTTTGCGGTTTTACGACCGTCAATTCTATACTCGTGAAAAGGTTAATAACGATGTCCTTATCAGGTTCGAACAGCTTTTAAACGACTATTTCCGCAACGGGGAATCACAAGTGCGGGGACTACCTTCCGTCAGGTATTTTGCCGACAAAGTTTTTCTTTCTCCGGGTTATTTCGGCGACTTGGTGAAAAAAGAGACCGGGAAGACAGCGCAGGAATATATACAAGGTAAAATTATTGAATTGTCTAAGGAGTATATATTGGGCTCACAGCTCGGAATCAGTCAGATCGCTTATTCTTTGGGATTTCAATATCCCCAACATTTCAGTCGTTTGTTCAAAAAACTCGAAGGGTGTACTCCGAACGAGTTTCGTAATCAGGCGATGAGTTGA
- a CDS encoding thymidine kinase, producing the protein MVLTESNYETNRRGSIEVICGSMFSGKTEELIRRLKRAKIARQRVEIFKPAIDVRYSEENIVSHDSTSILSTPVDNSHSILLMASGVDVVGIDEAQFFDEGIVEVCSELANNGTRVIVAGLDMDFRRVPFGPMPSLLSIADDVYKVHAICVKCGHLANYSYRLVDNDKRVLLGEKNEYQPLCRRCYLQELQAREDKEHSD; encoded by the coding sequence ATGGTTTTGACCGAAAGTAATTATGAGACAAACCGTAGGGGGAGTATAGAAGTGATCTGCGGGTCTATGTTTTCAGGCAAAACGGAGGAGCTGATACGCCGTTTGAAAAGAGCCAAGATAGCCCGTCAGAGAGTAGAGATATTCAAGCCGGCCATCGACGTGCGTTATTCCGAGGAGAATATCGTTTCGCATGACAGTACTTCTATCCTTTCCACTCCGGTCGATAATTCTCACAGTATATTGTTGATGGCATCGGGGGTCGATGTCGTAGGAATCGATGAGGCGCAATTTTTCGATGAAGGTATTGTCGAGGTTTGTTCCGAATTGGCCAATAACGGGACGAGGGTGATTGTCGCCGGGTTGGATATGGATTTCCGTCGAGTTCCTTTCGGGCCTATGCCTTCGTTATTGTCGATAGCCGACGATGTATATAAAGTCCATGCCATTTGTGTGAAATGCGGGCATTTGGCAAATTATTCCTATCGTTTAGTCGATAACGATAAACGGGTGCTTTTGGGAGAGAAAAATGAATATCAGCCTTTGTGTCGCCGATGCTATTTGCAGGAGTTGCAAGCCCGAGAGGATAAAGAGCATTCGGATTAA
- a CDS encoding AI-2E family transporter, with protein sequence MVDRQPYTFDRVIRILFGVVSVVGLFYLVYILRGALLPFLVAWIVAYMLNPLVVYNKRVFKLKGRVVAITLAFLEVLITISLLCVLFLPSIIDEIAHMRELLSEYVYNSSSIPFVPQAVHDFIRDNINFSELSGLLSREQWLSIIEESFSGAWGFITGSVGEIINIVSWLVVLLYIVFILLDYDRILCGFQRMIPQKYRPMLVSIGNDIEESMNRYFRGQALVAGLVGILFSIGFLIVGLPLAIVLGLFIGVLNMVPYLQLIGIIPTILLCLVSASDTGTNFWLLFGACILVFIIVQIIEDVFIVPRVMGKVTGLNPAIILLSLSIWGTLLGFVGMIIALPLTTLCLSYYQRYVIGADSVEPPDSPTDTSVSEEVQE encoded by the coding sequence ATGGTAGACCGACAACCATACACGTTCGACCGTGTTATCCGTATTCTATTCGGTGTAGTCTCCGTCGTGGGATTGTTCTATTTGGTTTACATACTTCGAGGAGCCTTGCTCCCTTTCCTTGTAGCATGGATAGTTGCCTATATGCTCAATCCGTTGGTCGTGTATAACAAGCGGGTGTTTAAATTGAAAGGCAGGGTAGTAGCCATCACTCTGGCTTTTCTGGAAGTGTTGATAACCATATCTTTGTTGTGTGTGTTGTTTCTGCCGTCGATTATCGATGAGATTGCTCATATGAGGGAGCTGTTGAGCGAGTATGTTTACAATTCTTCGAGTATACCTTTCGTCCCGCAAGCCGTACATGATTTTATTCGTGATAATATTAATTTTTCCGAGCTGTCGGGATTATTGAGTCGGGAACAATGGCTCTCGATTATCGAGGAGAGTTTTTCCGGGGCTTGGGGCTTCATCACCGGTTCGGTAGGCGAAATCATCAATATCGTGAGCTGGCTGGTCGTGCTGTTGTATATAGTTTTTATATTGCTCGATTATGACAGGATATTGTGTGGGTTCCAGCGTATGATACCGCAAAAATACCGGCCTATGCTCGTCTCGATAGGAAACGATATAGAGGAGAGTATGAACCGTTATTTCCGGGGACAGGCGTTGGTCGCCGGTTTGGTAGGTATCTTATTCAGTATAGGTTTCTTGATTGTGGGGTTGCCGTTGGCTATCGTATTGGGGCTGTTCATCGGGGTATTGAATATGGTTCCCTATTTGCAACTTATCGGTATTATTCCGACGATCCTGCTATGTCTTGTTTCGGCATCCGATACCGGAACTAATTTCTGGTTGCTGTTCGGTGCTTGCATATTGGTCTTTATCATAGTCCAGATTATCGAAGATGTGTTTATCGTTCCTCGGGTTATGGGTAAGGTCACAGGATTGAATCCCGCTATTATCTTGCTCTCGCTTTCTATTTGGGGCACATTGCTCGGTTTTGTCGGTATGATTATCGCTCTTCCGTTAACGACGTTGTGTCTGTCTTATTATCAGCGTTATGTGATAGGAGCCGATTCTGTCGAGCCACCAGATTCTCCTACTGACACCTCTGTTTCGGAAGAGGTACAAGAATGA
- a CDS encoding cyclophilin-like fold protein, which produces MKPFIIALTLYLFVNISSCSTNDAPIVEPPNGETAEDSNTPTMNEQIRIIIGNASFTATLEDNATTKAFKASLPITVNMTEQAGNEKFYYLPTALPTSTVTPGTIFAGDLMLWGNSCLVLFYETFSSPYSYTRIGKIDKPSGLSAAVGDRNITVTFE; this is translated from the coding sequence ATGAAGCCTTTTATTATTGCTTTAACCCTTTACCTTTTCGTAAACATTTCCTCGTGCTCGACCAACGATGCCCCGATTGTGGAACCGCCGAACGGAGAAACAGCAGAAGACAGTAATACGCCCACGATGAACGAACAAATACGTATCATTATCGGCAACGCCTCTTTTACGGCCACTTTGGAGGATAACGCCACAACGAAAGCGTTCAAGGCATCGTTGCCCATAACTGTAAACATGACCGAACAAGCCGGTAATGAAAAGTTTTATTACTTGCCGACAGCCTTGCCCACGAGTACTGTTACGCCCGGAACAATCTTCGCCGGCGACCTGATGCTATGGGGCAACAGTTGTCTCGTCTTGTTCTATGAGACCTTTTCCAGTCCGTACAGCTATACGCGAATCGGGAAAATCGACAAGCCATCGGGATTATCGGCAGCAGTCGGCGACAGGAACATAACCGTGACATTCGAATAA
- a CDS encoding DapH/DapD/GlmU-related protein, with protein sequence MDLKRFQQMIAAGEPLAGEEMIAFMREQSDDTRRLLFDLNGSYHTPEEIVTLFSQITNSKIDNSFRLFPPFYTDFGKNIHVGKNVFINSCCQFQDQGGIFIGDGALIGHSVVMATLNHGFAPNDRQNLYHAPIHIGKGAWIGAHATILPNVTIGDNAIIGAGSVVTKDVPDNAIVAGNPARFIRNINS encoded by the coding sequence ATGGATTTAAAACGATTCCAACAAATGATTGCCGCAGGCGAGCCGTTGGCGGGTGAAGAAATGATTGCTTTCATGCGTGAACAAAGCGACGACACTCGCCGGCTACTATTCGATTTGAACGGTTCTTACCACACACCCGAAGAGATCGTCACCCTATTCAGCCAAATTACCAACAGCAAGATAGACAATTCTTTCCGTCTGTTCCCACCTTTTTATACCGACTTCGGAAAAAATATCCACGTAGGGAAGAATGTCTTTATCAACTCTTGTTGCCAATTTCAAGACCAAGGCGGTATCTTTATCGGCGACGGAGCACTGATAGGGCATAGCGTGGTGATGGCGACTTTGAATCACGGCTTCGCTCCCAATGACCGCCAGAATCTCTATCATGCACCTATTCATATAGGAAAAGGTGCATGGATCGGTGCACATGCCACCATCTTACCCAATGTGACTATTGGCGACAATGCCATTATCGGAGCAGGCTCGGTCGTTACCAAAGATGTACCGGACAATGCAATCGTCGCTGGAAATCCGGCTCGATTCATCAGAAACATAAACTCTTAA
- a CDS encoding DUF4250 domain-containing protein, translating into MTVLPEDPMILFSFINTKLRDNYVSLDELCDDMHISKADLVAKLGSVGFEYNPQQNKFW; encoded by the coding sequence ATGACTGTTTTGCCAGAAGACCCGATGATTTTATTCTCGTTTATTAATACGAAGTTACGGGATAATTATGTGTCGTTAGATGAATTGTGCGATGATATGCACATCAGTAAAGCTGATTTAGTCGCTAAGTTGGGAAGCGTCGGTTTTGAATACAATCCTCAGCAGAATAAATTTTGGTAA
- a CDS encoding HAD family hydrolase, with product MRSISNRFFYAIVVLLNVFAAGSICAQQYRPIATWPDETNARIEEFLNTTLTVTDRKVAVFDCDGTVFGQAPYYLADEALYDYADKNYKNRKDKESRQKMAILDRMVKDGNNVGKPYVEDRVHFLSGMTPEEIATLGYDCYMRSYKGKMYPEMKALISNLKEYGFEVWILTASPEFLYQRFVASELGIPVTHVLGVKGVVKNGVMSDEIIMPIPQDDGKAQVIPTYIKAVPLIVGGNSRGDMDMLNESRGLKIVVNPDDVTVRGKEDGPMSGHTVKSYWEKEGALIVHCNDVRDRNVSFKTADFKIRTNLENPKK from the coding sequence ATGCGATCTATTTCCAACAGATTTTTTTATGCGATTGTAGTTCTGTTAAATGTTTTTGCGGCAGGGAGTATCTGTGCCCAACAATATCGTCCTATTGCGACTTGGCCCGATGAGACGAATGCTCGTATCGAGGAATTTCTGAATACGACGTTGACCGTTACCGACCGTAAGGTCGCCGTGTTCGATTGCGACGGTACGGTGTTCGGGCAAGCTCCTTACTATTTGGCCGACGAGGCGTTGTATGATTATGCCGATAAAAATTACAAGAACCGTAAAGATAAAGAATCGAGACAAAAGATGGCGATTCTCGACCGTATGGTAAAAGACGGTAATAACGTAGGGAAACCTTATGTGGAAGATAGGGTACATTTTTTGTCTGGCATGACTCCCGAGGAAATCGCTACCCTCGGTTACGATTGTTATATGCGTTCGTATAAGGGGAAAATGTATCCTGAGATGAAGGCTCTTATTTCCAACTTGAAAGAATATGGTTTCGAGGTGTGGATATTGACAGCCTCTCCCGAATTTTTATACCAAAGGTTTGTCGCTTCCGAGTTGGGAATACCTGTCACTCATGTGCTGGGGGTTAAGGGTGTCGTGAAAAACGGAGTCATGTCCGATGAAATCATTATGCCCATACCGCAAGACGATGGCAAAGCTCAGGTTATACCTACTTATATTAAAGCCGTGCCTTTGATTGTGGGCGGGAATAGCCGAGGAGACATGGATATGTTGAATGAATCGAGAGGATTGAAAATTGTGGTGAACCCCGACGATGTGACGGTGAGAGGCAAAGAAGACGGCCCGATGAGCGGGCATACCGTGAAATCGTATTGGGAAAAAGAAGGAGCTTTGATCGTTCATTGTAACGATGTTCGAGATAGGAACGTTTCTTTTAAAACCGCCGACTTCAAGATAAGAACTAATTTGGAGAATCCGAAGAAGTAA
- a CDS encoding recombinase family protein, which translates to MVIAYLRVSTSKQHLVNQQDEIRRFAHTKEIEVSRWVTEIVSGKKNQKERKLGRVINQLKPGDTLIVTEISRLSRTLTEIMAIMGKCLEKNITIYSTKDGYAFDNTINSKVLCFAFGLVAEIERNLISMRTKEALALRKAEGVILGRKKGSITKLKILIDNELEIIDRLKKGESMASICRIYGVSTDTFSKFRKVCPSVEEAFQYKMTHFYTSSK; encoded by the coding sequence ATGGTAATTGCGTATTTAAGAGTCAGCACCAGTAAACAACATCTTGTCAACCAACAAGACGAAATCAGGCGTTTCGCCCACACCAAAGAGATAGAAGTCAGCCGATGGGTAACCGAAATTGTAAGCGGAAAAAAGAATCAAAAAGAACGGAAGTTAGGGAGAGTAATCAATCAATTAAAACCGGGAGACACGCTCATCGTTACCGAAATATCGAGATTAAGCCGCACTCTCACAGAGATTATGGCCATTATGGGAAAATGTCTTGAAAAAAATATTACAATCTACTCTACCAAAGACGGATACGCATTCGATAATACCATAAACAGCAAAGTCCTTTGCTTTGCATTCGGTCTTGTCGCAGAAATCGAACGGAACCTTATATCTATGAGAACCAAAGAAGCTCTTGCCTTACGAAAAGCAGAAGGAGTCATTCTCGGTCGGAAAAAGGGAAGTATCACCAAATTGAAAATACTCATCGATAACGAACTTGAAATAATAGATCGCCTGAAAAAAGGAGAATCTATGGCTTCGATTTGCCGTATATACGGAGTCTCTACCGATACGTTCTCCAAATTCAGAAAGGTTTGTCCAAGCGTAGAAGAAGCATTCCAATACAAGATGACGCATTTTTATACTTCGTCAAAATAA